Proteins found in one Aneurinibacillus uraniidurans genomic segment:
- a CDS encoding cobyric acid synthase, producing MRAIMLQGTSSDVGKSVLCTALCRIFYEDGWKVAPFKSQNMALNSYITRDGKEIGRAQGVQAEACRIDATADMNPILLKPKKDMIAEVIVRGEHYADMGAGAYREDYVPKALPVLQESLDRLAEEYEVLVMEGAGSPAEINLKDRDIANMKAAELADAPVILVADIDRGGVFASLVGTLALLDESERARVKGFIINKFRGKFSLLKSGLDWLEEHTGLPVLGVIPYADTGVEAEDSLALSKLRLKKQDETGDALKVAVIRLPRISNFTDIDPLYDEPGVTVRLLASVAEWNNPDIIIIPGTKNTTDDFLWLTETGLAAKIQEAAQAGAHVVGICGGYQMLGTTLLDPDGVESVHAEVEGLSLLPLVTTFQAGKRTVRTMGHVNGAAFAVGQEVQGYEIHLGRTDRGAGGVPLFTLEDGHTDGTLNEAGTVWGTYLHGVFHNRSFTRAWLNDIRHKRGLEQVEVDVKTEAEMREASYTELAALVRHHLDMDKVYEIVGLTQPTRI from the coding sequence ATGAGAGCAATTATGCTGCAGGGAACATCGTCAGACGTGGGGAAAAGCGTGCTTTGTACGGCGCTGTGCCGCATCTTTTATGAAGATGGCTGGAAGGTTGCGCCGTTCAAGTCGCAAAATATGGCACTGAATTCATACATAACACGCGATGGTAAGGAAATTGGGCGAGCGCAGGGCGTGCAGGCGGAGGCATGCCGCATTGACGCGACGGCTGATATGAACCCGATCTTGTTGAAGCCAAAAAAAGATATGATTGCAGAAGTGATTGTACGAGGCGAGCATTATGCAGATATGGGAGCAGGTGCGTATCGAGAAGATTATGTGCCGAAAGCATTGCCCGTGCTACAAGAGTCGCTTGACCGGCTGGCAGAAGAATATGAAGTGCTTGTGATGGAAGGGGCGGGAAGTCCGGCAGAGATTAATTTGAAAGATCGTGACATCGCCAATATGAAGGCGGCCGAGCTTGCAGATGCTCCTGTTATTCTCGTAGCTGATATTGACCGAGGGGGAGTGTTCGCCTCGCTTGTTGGAACACTGGCACTGCTCGATGAATCAGAGCGGGCTCGTGTGAAAGGGTTTATTATTAATAAATTTCGCGGAAAATTCTCGCTTCTTAAATCCGGACTTGACTGGCTGGAAGAACATACAGGCCTTCCCGTATTGGGCGTTATCCCATATGCGGATACAGGGGTGGAAGCGGAGGATTCGCTCGCGCTATCGAAACTGCGGCTCAAAAAACAAGATGAAACCGGGGACGCACTTAAAGTAGCGGTCATTCGTCTGCCGCGTATTTCGAATTTTACCGACATTGATCCGCTGTATGATGAGCCGGGTGTAACGGTGCGCTTACTGGCGTCTGTGGCCGAATGGAACAATCCAGATATCATCATTATTCCAGGAACGAAGAACACGACGGATGATTTTTTATGGCTTACGGAAACCGGGCTGGCGGCTAAAATTCAGGAAGCGGCACAGGCTGGTGCGCACGTTGTTGGGATATGCGGGGGCTATCAAATGCTTGGAACGACACTTCTGGACCCGGACGGTGTAGAGTCGGTACATGCAGAAGTAGAAGGTCTCAGCTTGCTTCCGCTTGTGACAACCTTTCAGGCGGGGAAACGCACGGTGCGCACGATGGGGCATGTAAATGGAGCTGCCTTTGCAGTCGGACAGGAAGTGCAAGGATACGAGATTCATCTCGGTCGTACAGATCGGGGAGCGGGCGGCGTTCCGTTGTTTACGCTTGAGGATGGCCATACGGACGGTACGCTGAATGAAGCGGGGACGGTATGGGGGACGTATCTGCATGGTGTATTTCATAATCGTTCCTTCACCCGTGCCTGGTTAAATGACATTCGGCATAAGCGAGGATTGGAGCAAGTAGAAGTTGATGTGAAGACTGAGGCGGAGATGCGGGAAGCAAGTTACACCGAGCTGGCCGCACTCGTTCGACACCATCTTGATATGGATAAAGTATATGAGATTGTCGGCCTCACGCAGCCGACACGCATCTGA